In Microbulbifer sp. GL-2, the following are encoded in one genomic region:
- the pilG gene encoding twitching motility response regulator PilG translates to MELNWESLTVMVIDDSKTIRRTAETLLQKAGCTVVTATDGFDALAKIADSRPDVIFVDIMMPRLDGYQTCALIKNNSEFRSTPVVMLSSKDGLFDKAKGRVVGCDQYLTKPFSKSELLGAISAHAKPHHAA, encoded by the coding sequence ATGGAGCTTAACTGGGAAAGTCTGACTGTAATGGTGATTGATGACAGTAAGACAATTCGCCGCACTGCCGAGACGCTGCTGCAAAAGGCGGGTTGCACCGTTGTCACTGCAACCGACGGTTTCGATGCATTGGCAAAAATTGCGGACTCCCGTCCGGATGTCATTTTTGTCGATATTATGATGCCTCGCCTGGATGGCTACCAAACCTGCGCACTGATTAAAAATAACAGTGAATTTCGTTCCACCCCTGTTGTAATGCTGTCGAGTAAGGATGGTTTGTTCGATAAGGCAAAAGGACGCGTGGTTGGCTGCGATCAATATTTGACCAAGCCTTTTAGTAAAAGCGAACTTTTGGGCGCAATATCCGCCCACGCTAAACCGCATCATGCGGCTTGA
- a CDS encoding chemotaxis protein CheW yields the protein MQSQTPYLALVDIARRAKAQATGLPGRQEIKPYWTGIGFSLLGHNFVASMDDVVELLEVPQYTFIPGVEPWVKGVSNVRGRLLPLIDLAAFYGGHLTGPRQQRRVLVLERDKTYVGLIVDGLHGMQHLAFEYAREAPTDLIEPFAPMVHGQFILQKDRWLVFDMRALINDSRFMDAAVH from the coding sequence GTGCAGTCACAAACACCTTATCTAGCTCTTGTTGATATCGCGCGGCGCGCTAAAGCGCAGGCTACTGGTCTGCCTGGCCGCCAGGAAATTAAGCCGTACTGGACCGGTATCGGCTTCTCTCTTTTAGGCCATAACTTTGTCGCCTCAATGGACGATGTTGTGGAACTGCTCGAAGTGCCGCAGTACACCTTTATTCCAGGGGTAGAGCCCTGGGTAAAAGGGGTTTCCAATGTACGTGGCCGCCTGTTGCCCCTGATTGATCTCGCCGCTTTTTACGGTGGCCACCTCACTGGACCGCGTCAGCAACGCCGGGTTTTGGTGCTGGAACGGGATAAAACCTATGTGGGGTTGATTGTCGATGGGTTGCATGGAATGCAGCACCTGGCATTTGAATATGCCCGTGAGGCACCAACAGATTTGATTGAGCCGTTTGCACCGATGGTGCACGGTCAATTTATTTTACAGAAGGACCGGTGGTTGGTGTTCGATATGCGGGCTCTGATTAATGATTCCCGCTTTATGGACGCAGCTGTCCATTAA
- a CDS encoding Hpt domain-containing protein, with protein MSHDNPNFMALDWLIGEINETLAQARQFLETFATDPEAGATLLQNSLSLVHQVHGSLHMAQLSGAAMLAEEMEQLVQALASGGVENTDETREFLMRALLELPLYLEKVSFQRRDNAVLLLPLLNDLRAVRRERLITEGALFSPDLSSLDRTVGKRQPLTSDATRLQDLVTKLRKMYHVAAAGLIRDVNSGESLAYLNKIVEKMQLLYSGSRRQSQWEVLLAIFEALGEHRINVQPALRHLLRRVDVEFRLLQGRGAKVLDARLDGGFLRNLLFYVYLAGPSGPRCQELYQRFALDKAVPGTPRPDTEDVLAMGPEALGTAITALREELQLVREALEPSGAASEQPPLSETAAVAKRVADTLGVLGLEPQRGRARGIYEYLRDASRGADVEEYLLRAAGELVQLDSALAATVDRNKQVDDDQPIMGDATDSVLREARLGLEAVKEAVMEYVASHWDISYLSRVPQRLQEVCGGLEMVGYQRAGEIIACCNRYINQALIEQAEQPEWRMLDTLADAITSVEYYLERRSEGLEDTEMLLALAEDSVANLGFAPEVTEVEALKEVTPQTEAPQTEVLSEGDGFDLFDPEFAVNAEAGSELTDHLAVAVESTGTEKEVSVEMGGGAEAAQTAVEEEITGAAAQEDGGFSDVGENAEAETVVAIGVEHPVVEPQAVAELSDSKEEQIEEPVQAQVLVDDSESLIDDEIIEIFLEEASEVIAHIGNYFPEWAANFANMDALVEFRRGFHTLKGSGRMVEALDIGELAWSVENMLNRVIDDSVKPQQAHVLLIEQVFDKLPSMVEAFRLGSGDPDQSLTLQLQAWAEQLSQGQVPEELLAQEAVATSTSDIVEEDSSDDRAQLWEIFAQEAETHLVVVDNFLAEMRAAAPVYGVPSDPLHRALHTLKGSAHMAEVKVVAEMMAPLERFAKELRIYQVPIDADIFELIGDGASYVRQVLALIRATEPLQIEKSEQFVARVAELQERSVGHLIREREANEPRAVDPQLLAVLMADGMRVLLDADQMLNQWRANPTDKSQVNEVAEELNVLQEAASRAQLPTLAELAQLLLEVYRKVLAGKLEEEPALWASLEQGHNELLDLVDAVAAAQDLPEVSEAVEEALRYLAEGEANTQAGEEDYDLSELGIEAQELDSVVALGGEPEPVAVALEVTEPVLEVEFGPEQPAEVIESDSLIEVTESVEVKAAEMAEPTLDDLYLALSETPADSIVEKVIEGQPEFVSQDASQVKIREEEPVLSTPPSVEPSIVHSEEQIAEQQRLLADIDPDVVDVFMEEAGELSDELEELIQSWEDAPESRQQAEALKRVLHTFKGGARMAGLMGLGEVAHRFETVIEGMRDNSRPSAAFFADAHGIHDRIADGVETVRAWMAGEQLEAFVQLISTDWADQKLASTVAMEVSASELTSHEASLEAVSLEGQTEIATEELAPVAETGEYLSNLSVETPAQLPEPIESQETGNVLPFIRKPGNADTEVVAPTRNQPQEMVRVAAELLEELVNLAGETAISRGRLEEQMSEFGLALDEMDVTLLRLNEQLRRLDRETEAQILFRQEQLAEQDGDFDPLEMDRYSSIQQLSRSLLESTSDLMELRSTLNNKARDTETLLLQQSRVNTELQEGLMRSRMVPFSRLVPRLRRIVRQVSAELGKQVELVFSNVEGELDRSMLERMVAPLEHMLRNAVDHGIEMPEERLAAGKSERGRIDVALAREGSEVILTIRDDGAGVNLIRVREKAVESGLMRPDAELSNNEILQFILQAGFTTAEKVTQISGRGVGMDVVSAELKLIGGNVHINSEAGSGTEFVVRLPFTVSVNRALMVKIGEDLFALPLNTIEGIVRLSPFELEHYYRSGDARFEYAGELYAVNYFGTLLKSGAQPKLSVDDMQLPVLLVRSEGHAMALQVDAIRGSREIVVKSLGPQFAGVQGVSGATVTGDGTVVVILDAHALLRRQATQLARPELPQLQLQTEPQPGPEDRQQTVMVVDDSVTVRKVTTRFLEREGYLVSTAKDGQDAVIQLQDKIPDLILLDIEMPRMDGFEVARHIRSSSRLRDIPIVMITSRTGSKHRDHAMSLGVNHYLGKPYQEDVLLEAIREYAGATAVGS; from the coding sequence GTGAGTCACGACAATCCGAACTTCATGGCCCTGGATTGGCTGATAGGTGAAATTAACGAGACTCTGGCGCAGGCGCGTCAGTTTCTCGAGACTTTTGCTACGGATCCGGAAGCGGGTGCAACACTGTTGCAAAACAGTTTGTCCCTGGTTCACCAGGTGCATGGCAGCTTGCATATGGCTCAACTCAGCGGCGCAGCAATGCTTGCCGAAGAGATGGAGCAACTGGTGCAGGCTCTCGCCAGCGGTGGTGTTGAAAATACCGACGAGACGCGTGAATTCCTTATGCGTGCCCTGTTGGAGTTGCCACTCTACCTGGAGAAAGTCTCCTTCCAGCGCCGCGACAACGCGGTCTTGCTGTTGCCCCTGCTCAATGATTTGCGCGCGGTACGCCGCGAGCGCCTTATTACTGAAGGCGCACTTTTCTCTCCGGACCTGTCCTCCCTTGATCGCACTGTTGGCAAGCGCCAGCCGCTGACCAGCGACGCTACGCGTTTACAGGACCTGGTGACCAAGCTGCGCAAGATGTACCACGTCGCTGCCGCCGGCCTCATCCGGGATGTAAACAGCGGTGAGAGCCTTGCTTATCTGAATAAAATCGTCGAGAAAATGCAGCTGCTGTATAGCGGCAGCCGGCGCCAGTCCCAGTGGGAAGTGCTGCTGGCTATATTTGAGGCGCTCGGCGAACATCGTATCAATGTACAACCGGCCCTGCGCCACCTGCTACGCAGGGTTGATGTGGAATTCCGCCTGTTACAGGGCCGCGGTGCCAAGGTATTGGATGCACGCCTCGACGGGGGCTTCCTGCGCAACCTGCTGTTCTATGTTTACCTGGCGGGTCCCAGTGGCCCGCGCTGCCAGGAGCTGTACCAGAGATTTGCTCTGGACAAGGCAGTGCCAGGCACTCCGCGGCCCGATACCGAGGATGTACTGGCCATGGGCCCAGAAGCCCTCGGCACTGCGATTACAGCATTAAGAGAGGAGCTACAGCTGGTTCGCGAGGCACTGGAGCCGAGTGGTGCTGCGAGCGAACAGCCGCCGTTGAGTGAGACTGCCGCAGTGGCCAAGCGAGTCGCGGATACCCTTGGCGTTCTGGGGCTGGAGCCACAGCGCGGCCGCGCCCGCGGTATCTATGAATACCTGCGTGATGCCTCGCGCGGCGCGGATGTTGAAGAGTACTTGCTACGCGCTGCCGGTGAGCTGGTTCAGCTCGACTCGGCCCTGGCTGCCACTGTCGATCGCAATAAGCAGGTCGATGATGATCAGCCGATTATGGGAGATGCCACCGATTCAGTACTGCGCGAGGCGCGCCTAGGTCTGGAGGCAGTTAAAGAGGCGGTAATGGAATATGTCGCCAGCCATTGGGATATCAGTTACCTGAGTCGGGTCCCCCAGCGCCTGCAGGAAGTTTGCGGCGGTCTGGAAATGGTTGGCTATCAGCGCGCGGGCGAAATCATTGCCTGCTGCAACCGCTATATCAATCAGGCTTTGATTGAGCAGGCCGAGCAGCCCGAATGGCGCATGCTCGATACTCTGGCCGATGCGATAACCAGTGTTGAGTATTACCTGGAGCGCCGCTCTGAAGGGCTGGAAGATACTGAAATGCTGCTGGCACTGGCCGAAGACAGTGTTGCCAATCTGGGTTTTGCACCTGAGGTTACAGAAGTCGAGGCTCTGAAAGAGGTTACTCCTCAAACTGAGGCGCCCCAGACCGAGGTGTTGAGTGAGGGGGATGGCTTTGATCTGTTTGATCCCGAATTCGCGGTTAACGCGGAAGCGGGCAGTGAACTGACGGATCATCTAGCTGTTGCCGTTGAATCGACGGGGACTGAGAAAGAGGTCTCTGTAGAAATGGGTGGTGGCGCTGAGGCTGCCCAGACCGCTGTCGAGGAAGAAATTACTGGCGCCGCTGCCCAAGAGGACGGTGGGTTCTCAGATGTCGGGGAAAATGCCGAAGCTGAAACTGTTGTTGCAATAGGGGTGGAACACCCTGTCGTAGAACCTCAGGCAGTGGCTGAGCTATCTGACTCGAAAGAAGAGCAGATCGAGGAGCCGGTACAGGCCCAGGTTCTGGTCGATGATAGTGAAAGCCTGATCGATGATGAGATTATTGAAATCTTCCTCGAAGAGGCCAGTGAAGTCATTGCGCATATTGGCAACTATTTCCCTGAGTGGGCAGCTAACTTCGCCAATATGGATGCCCTGGTGGAATTCCGGCGCGGTTTCCATACCCTCAAGGGCTCCGGCCGGATGGTGGAGGCGCTGGATATCGGTGAATTGGCCTGGTCAGTAGAGAATATGCTGAATAGGGTCATCGATGACAGCGTCAAACCACAGCAGGCCCATGTACTCCTGATTGAACAGGTGTTCGATAAGCTGCCCTCTATGGTTGAGGCTTTCCGTCTCGGCAGTGGGGACCCAGACCAGTCATTGACTCTGCAATTACAGGCCTGGGCTGAACAGCTCAGTCAGGGGCAAGTTCCGGAAGAGCTGTTGGCGCAAGAGGCTGTCGCGACTTCGACGAGCGATATTGTTGAAGAAGATAGTAGTGATGACCGTGCGCAGCTGTGGGAGATCTTCGCTCAGGAAGCTGAGACACACCTGGTTGTTGTGGATAATTTCCTCGCTGAAATGCGCGCAGCGGCTCCCGTTTATGGGGTACCCAGTGACCCATTGCACCGAGCTCTGCACACGCTGAAGGGTTCTGCCCATATGGCGGAAGTGAAGGTGGTCGCCGAGATGATGGCGCCGCTGGAACGCTTTGCGAAAGAGCTGCGTATTTATCAGGTGCCGATCGATGCGGATATCTTCGAGCTAATCGGTGACGGCGCCAGCTATGTGCGCCAGGTGTTGGCACTGATTCGTGCGACGGAGCCCTTGCAGATAGAAAAGTCAGAGCAATTTGTCGCCCGTGTAGCGGAGTTGCAGGAGCGCTCTGTCGGTCATCTGATTCGTGAGCGTGAAGCTAATGAGCCCAGGGCGGTAGATCCGCAACTGCTTGCGGTGTTGATGGCCGATGGCATGCGTGTCCTGTTGGATGCGGACCAGATGCTTAACCAGTGGCGAGCAAATCCCACTGATAAGTCCCAGGTCAACGAAGTTGCAGAAGAGCTGAATGTGTTGCAAGAGGCGGCCAGTCGCGCGCAGCTTCCGACATTAGCCGAGCTGGCGCAGTTGTTATTGGAAGTTTACCGCAAGGTGTTGGCTGGCAAACTTGAGGAAGAGCCGGCACTTTGGGCATCCCTGGAACAGGGGCACAACGAGCTGCTCGACCTGGTAGATGCTGTTGCGGCTGCCCAGGACCTGCCGGAAGTCAGTGAGGCGGTAGAAGAGGCGCTGCGTTACCTGGCCGAGGGCGAGGCAAATACCCAGGCCGGTGAGGAAGATTACGACCTGAGCGAGCTGGGTATTGAAGCCCAGGAGCTGGACTCTGTTGTGGCCTTGGGTGGAGAGCCTGAGCCAGTGGCTGTTGCACTGGAGGTTACCGAGCCCGTACTCGAAGTAGAGTTTGGGCCTGAGCAGCCTGCAGAGGTCATCGAATCCGACAGTTTGATCGAAGTGACTGAGTCGGTAGAGGTGAAGGCGGCGGAAATGGCCGAACCTACACTGGACGACCTATACCTGGCACTCTCTGAAACACCAGCCGATAGCATCGTTGAAAAAGTTATCGAAGGGCAGCCTGAATTTGTTTCTCAGGATGCTTCCCAGGTGAAGATAAGAGAGGAGGAGCCGGTATTATCAACACCTCCGTCAGTCGAGCCCAGTATTGTTCACAGCGAGGAGCAGATTGCTGAACAGCAGCGTCTGCTGGCCGACATCGATCCAGATGTGGTCGATGTCTTTATGGAAGAGGCCGGCGAGCTGAGCGACGAGCTGGAAGAGCTGATCCAGAGCTGGGAGGATGCGCCGGAAAGCCGTCAACAGGCGGAAGCATTGAAGCGGGTGCTGCACACCTTTAAAGGCGGAGCACGTATGGCCGGCTTGATGGGGCTAGGTGAGGTTGCCCACCGATTCGAAACTGTAATTGAGGGGATGCGTGACAATTCCCGGCCCTCGGCTGCATTTTTTGCCGATGCCCACGGTATCCACGACCGAATTGCCGATGGTGTTGAAACTGTACGCGCCTGGATGGCGGGTGAGCAGCTGGAAGCCTTCGTTCAACTGATCAGTACCGACTGGGCGGATCAGAAACTGGCATCGACTGTTGCTATGGAGGTTTCCGCCAGCGAATTAACCTCTCATGAGGCGTCCTTAGAAGCCGTTTCGCTTGAGGGCCAGACAGAGATTGCAACAGAAGAGCTGGCGCCCGTGGCGGAAACAGGTGAGTACCTCTCTAATCTGTCAGTTGAAACGCCTGCGCAGCTACCGGAGCCGATAGAAAGCCAGGAAACTGGCAATGTACTGCCGTTTATACGCAAGCCCGGCAATGCGGATACTGAAGTGGTGGCACCTACACGCAATCAGCCGCAGGAGATGGTACGTGTCGCCGCCGAACTGTTGGAAGAGCTGGTAAACCTTGCCGGTGAGACCGCTATTTCACGCGGTCGTCTCGAAGAACAGATGAGTGAGTTCGGCCTGGCACTCGATGAGATGGATGTGACTCTGCTGCGTCTCAATGAACAGCTGCGTCGTCTGGACCGTGAGACCGAGGCACAAATTCTGTTCCGCCAGGAGCAGCTGGCAGAGCAGGATGGCGACTTTGATCCTTTGGAGATGGACCGCTATTCATCCATCCAGCAGTTGTCCCGCTCATTGCTGGAATCCACCTCTGACTTGATGGAGCTGCGCTCAACCCTCAATAACAAAGCGCGGGATACTGAGACTTTGCTGCTGCAACAGTCGAGGGTAAATACCGAATTGCAGGAAGGCCTGATGCGCAGCCGCATGGTGCCCTTCTCCCGACTGGTGCCGCGCCTGCGCCGTATTGTGCGTCAGGTGAGTGCGGAGCTCGGCAAGCAAGTGGAACTGGTGTTCTCCAATGTGGAAGGTGAACTGGACCGATCCATGCTTGAACGCATGGTGGCACCACTGGAGCATATGCTGCGTAATGCGGTGGACCACGGTATAGAGATGCCGGAGGAGCGACTCGCAGCAGGTAAGAGCGAGCGTGGCCGTATTGATGTGGCCCTTGCCCGGGAAGGCAGTGAGGTGATCCTGACAATCCGCGATGATGGTGCTGGCGTCAACCTGATCAGAGTGCGGGAAAAGGCCGTGGAAAGTGGCCTTATGCGCCCGGATGCGGAGCTTTCCAACAATGAGATACTTCAGTTTATCCTGCAGGCGGGCTTTACCACTGCGGAAAAAGTAACGCAAATTTCCGGTCGCGGTGTAGGTATGGACGTCGTTTCCGCCGAACTCAAGCTGATCGGTGGCAATGTACATATCAATTCCGAGGCGGGAAGCGGCACAGAATTTGTTGTGAGGTTGCCATTTACCGTATCAGTTAACCGTGCACTGATGGTTAAAATTGGCGAGGATCTTTTCGCTCTGCCACTCAATACCATCGAGGGTATTGTGCGACTCAGCCCCTTCGAGCTGGAGCATTACTACCGTTCAGGGGACGCCCGCTTCGAGTATGCCGGTGAACTTTATGCAGTGAATTACTTTGGCACCCTGCTGAAGTCCGGCGCCCAACCCAAGCTCAGTGTCGATGATATGCAGTTGCCAGTATTACTGGTGCGCTCCGAGGGGCATGCCATGGCCCTGCAGGTAGATGCTATCCGCGGCAGCCGGGAGATCGTGGTAAAGAGCTTGGGCCCTCAATTTGCCGGGGTGCAGGGAGTTTCCGGGGCCACTGTAACCGGTGATGGCACTGTGGTGGTGATTCTCGATGCCCACGCTCTGCTGCGTCGTCAGGCGACTCAGCTGGCGCGCCCAGAGTTGCCACAACTGCAACTTCAGACCGAGCCGCAACCGGGGCCGGAAGATCGCCAGCAAACTGTAATGGTGGTGGACGATTCGGTAACGGTGCGCAAGGTAACCACACGCTTCCTTGAGCGCGAGGGTTATCTGGTCAGTACTGCTAAAGACGGCCAGGATGCAGTAATCCAACTACAGGATAAGATCCCCGATTTGATCCTGCTGGATATCGAAATGCCGCGCATGGACGGCTTTGAGGTTGCACGTCATATCCGTTCCAGCAGCCGTTTGCGAGATATCCCCATCGTCATGATTACCTCGCGTACCGGCAGCAAGCACCGCGATCACGCCATGTCACTTGGGGTTAACCACTATCTGGGCAAGCCTTACCAGGAAGACGTATTGTTAGAGGCTATTCGCGAATATGCCGGTGCTACCGCTGTGGGTAGCTGA
- the pilH gene encoding twitching motility response regulator PilH has translation MARVLIVDDSPTETHKLTTILEKNGHAVITAPNGENGVDVARTQRPDLILMDIVMPGLNGFQATRQLSKDGGTAGIPIIIVTTKDQDTDRVWGMRQGAKAYLTKPVDEGKLLSAIEEVLA, from the coding sequence ATGGCAAGAGTATTAATAGTTGATGACTCTCCTACCGAAACACACAAGCTGACCACGATTCTGGAAAAGAATGGTCACGCAGTAATTACTGCACCGAATGGTGAGAATGGTGTGGATGTGGCGCGCACACAGCGCCCGGATTTAATCCTGATGGATATTGTGATGCCGGGCCTGAACGGCTTCCAGGCCACTCGCCAGTTGAGTAAAGACGGCGGTACCGCAGGAATTCCAATCATTATCGTTACCACAAAAGATCAGGATACAGACCGCGTCTGGGGTATGCGTCAGGGTGCTAAAGCCTATCTGACCAAGCCTGTGGATGAGGGCAAACTGTTGAGTGCTATTGAGGAGGTGTTGGCCTGA
- a CDS encoding chemotaxis protein CheW, with protein sequence MSEVEALSVDVPQEVSSLLLPLQQGQMLVPVDSLSEVIAMQTPVAVYDAPEWYLGDLIWRELRLPLLSFDVMRGEALGGTSENGRIAVLSSGNPDGDLPYFALILQGTPRLVRVTPEELALREQTLNPGELMHVALSGEEAVIPDLQGLERACLKYREFD encoded by the coding sequence ATGAGTGAAGTTGAAGCGCTGTCGGTAGATGTTCCTCAAGAGGTGAGCAGTCTGCTGCTGCCTCTGCAGCAGGGGCAGATGCTGGTGCCGGTGGACAGCCTCTCTGAGGTCATCGCAATGCAGACACCAGTGGCTGTTTACGATGCCCCTGAGTGGTACCTCGGAGACCTGATTTGGCGTGAACTGAGGTTGCCACTGTTGTCTTTTGATGTGATGCGCGGTGAGGCTCTTGGGGGAACTTCTGAGAATGGACGTATCGCAGTACTCAGTTCTGGTAACCCCGATGGCGATCTGCCGTATTTTGCCCTTATCCTCCAAGGTACACCGCGCCTGGTACGGGTGACCCCAGAGGAGCTGGCACTGCGTGAGCAGACGCTGAATCCTGGTGAGTTGATGCACGTTGCACTGTCTGGTGAGGAAGCTGTTATTCCCGATCTGCAGGGATTAGAGCGGGCTTGCCTCAAGTACCGAGAGTTCGATTGA
- a CDS encoding methyl-accepting chemotaxis protein yields MKTGSQSSFSALRSNPAALGLGLLVLAVLAGLIVSIYLVQTRSDRDKEYLQQVAELRALSYQVVSYAPAATSGDDEAFAELEKVSAQMATAWNQLQGMDKGSRKALDAELATYGTVWRKLREQVDTIIGNKETIIFLNDVATTLSASLPELQAEHNNIVEILLANNAPANQVEQAQLQVWRAERIGRNIDKMLQGGEDAESAADQFNTDASLFGKVVDGMKSGDVVMGISRVTDEEARRSLDEITELFEFVSSSVREIFEATPALFATRQASDGIIASSPQLLEALSTLNDRIVNLADERQPNNMTITILAAAFVLLIFAMMGMAFSGTRRSLLQESDTNERNQQAIMQLLDELADLADGDLTTSATVTEAFTGAIADSINFTIDQLRVLVSRINGAAQEVSGLSQETQQTALHLAEASEHQAQEIAGASAAVNEMAVTIDQVSANASESAQVAERSVHIASNGAKVVQNTIKGMDNIREQIQDTSKRIKRLGESSQEIGDIVSLINDIADQTNILALNAAIQASMAGDAGRGFAVVADEVQRLAERSAAATKQIEGLVKAIQSDTNEAVISMEQTTTEVVRGARLAQDAGVALEEIESVSSNLASLIQNISNAARQQASSAGHISNTMNVIQEITSQTSAGTQATAQSIGNLAQTASALRESVAGFKLPQEESVETNSELYDVELPEMDAETFTIDSEESNSLESREDRALA; encoded by the coding sequence ATGAAAACAGGCTCCCAGAGTTCCTTTTCCGCGCTGCGCAGTAATCCTGCCGCGTTGGGTTTGGGTCTGCTGGTACTCGCCGTACTGGCGGGACTGATTGTCAGTATTTATTTGGTGCAGACCCGCAGTGACCGCGATAAGGAATACCTGCAACAAGTTGCAGAATTGCGTGCACTTTCCTATCAGGTGGTTTCTTACGCACCTGCGGCCACTTCCGGCGACGATGAGGCATTTGCCGAGCTTGAGAAAGTCTCCGCACAAATGGCTACTGCCTGGAACCAGCTGCAGGGTATGGATAAGGGTAGCCGCAAGGCGCTTGATGCTGAACTTGCTACCTACGGCACTGTTTGGCGCAAACTGCGCGAACAGGTGGACACCATTATCGGTAACAAGGAAACCATTATCTTCCTGAATGATGTTGCCACGACCCTGAGTGCTTCGCTTCCCGAACTGCAGGCCGAGCACAACAACATCGTAGAGATCCTGCTTGCGAATAACGCCCCGGCCAATCAGGTGGAACAGGCGCAGTTACAGGTATGGCGTGCGGAACGTATCGGGCGAAATATCGACAAGATGCTGCAGGGTGGTGAAGATGCTGAGTCGGCTGCTGACCAGTTCAATACAGATGCCAGCCTGTTCGGTAAAGTCGTAGATGGTATGAAAAGCGGCGATGTGGTGATGGGCATCTCCCGCGTTACCGATGAAGAAGCTCGCCGCTCCCTTGATGAGATTACTGAGCTGTTCGAGTTTGTAAGCTCTTCTGTACGTGAGATCTTTGAAGCGACCCCGGCCCTGTTTGCTACACGACAGGCCTCAGATGGCATTATCGCCTCGTCGCCGCAGTTGCTCGAAGCCCTGAGTACCCTGAACGACCGTATCGTAAACCTTGCGGATGAACGTCAGCCTAACAACATGACCATTACCATCCTCGCAGCGGCATTCGTGCTTCTGATCTTCGCGATGATGGGAATGGCCTTCTCTGGTACCCGCCGCAGCCTGTTGCAGGAATCGGATACCAACGAGCGTAACCAGCAGGCTATTATGCAGCTGCTGGATGAGCTGGCAGACCTCGCAGATGGTGACTTGACCACCTCGGCTACGGTAACCGAGGCTTTCACCGGTGCGATTGCCGACTCGATCAACTTCACCATTGACCAGTTACGCGTACTGGTTTCCCGAATTAACGGCGCCGCGCAGGAAGTATCCGGCCTGTCCCAGGAAACCCAGCAGACTGCACTTCACCTCGCCGAGGCCTCGGAGCACCAGGCGCAAGAAATTGCCGGAGCTTCCGCGGCTGTGAATGAGATGGCGGTGACGATTGACCAGGTATCTGCCAATGCCTCTGAATCAGCCCAGGTAGCAGAGCGCTCGGTACATATTGCGAGCAACGGCGCCAAGGTGGTACAGAACACCATTAAAGGCATGGATAATATCCGCGAGCAGATCCAAGATACCTCCAAGCGAATCAAGCGACTGGGTGAGTCCTCCCAGGAGATCGGTGATATCGTAAGCTTGATTAATGATATTGCCGACCAGACCAATATTCTGGCCTTGAACGCTGCCATCCAGGCGAGCATGGCCGGTGATGCCGGCCGTGGCTTCGCGGTGGTTGCGGATGAGGTACAGCGACTTGCGGAACGTTCCGCCGCTGCGACCAAACAGATTGAAGGCCTGGTAAAGGCGATTCAGTCCGATACCAATGAGGCGGTAATCTCTATGGAGCAAACCACCACTGAGGTGGTACGTGGTGCCCGTCTGGCACAGGACGCCGGTGTTGCCCTGGAGGAGATCGAGAGCGTATCCAGCAATTTGGCCTCTTTGATTCAGAACATCTCCAACGCTGCCCGCCAGCAGGCCTCCTCTGCGGGTCACATTTCCAACACGATGAACGTTATTCAGGAAATTACCTCGCAGACTTCCGCTGGTACTCAGGCTACCGCCCAATCCATTGGTAACCTGGCACAAACCGCTAGTGCACTGCGTGAATCCGTTGCCGGCTTCAAGCTGCCGCAAGAGGAGAGCGTCGAGACAAATAGCGAACTGTACGATGTGGAACTGCCGGAGATGGATGCGGAGACTTTCACTATCGATAGCGAAGAATCCAATTCCTTGGAGTCCCGCGAAGACCGGGCTCTGGCCTAA